The proteins below are encoded in one region of Streptomyces sp. NBC_00490:
- a CDS encoding ABC transporter substrate-binding protein produces the protein MPDFSLPSASRRSVLRGIGGAAVLGAGIPLLSACGGSGASSDPKTVTLGSKASDPVPKKAFADIYAGFKKDSGITVDVNTKDSNTFQEQINAYLQGTPDDVFTWFAGYRMQFFAAKGLATPIDDVWQTIGGNFPEAMKKLSKGEDGKYYFVPLYSYPWALFYRKSVFKQYGYEVPTTWDQLVALCKQMEKDKLVPIAFGDKDAWPALGTFDQINFRQNGYDFHVDLMAGKAAWTDAKVRKVFDLWTEILPYHQEGATGRTWQDAAQTLASKKAGMYLLGTFVAQQFTDKAALDDLDFFAFPEIDPAYGQDTVEAPTDGFMMSKSPKNKAGAVKLLEYLGTPAAEEIYLKSDPSVVAASTKASTDAYTALQKKAYEMISGAKSLTQFMDRDSRPDFTSTVMQPALQKFVRDPKGIDSLLSSIERQKKTIFASN, from the coding sequence ATGCCCGACTTCTCCCTCCCCTCCGCGAGCCGCCGCTCCGTCCTGCGCGGCATAGGCGGCGCCGCCGTGCTCGGCGCCGGCATCCCCCTGCTGAGCGCCTGCGGCGGCAGCGGTGCCTCGTCCGACCCGAAGACGGTCACCCTCGGCTCCAAGGCGTCCGACCCGGTCCCGAAGAAGGCCTTCGCGGACATCTACGCGGGCTTCAAGAAGGACTCCGGGATCACGGTCGACGTGAACACCAAGGACTCCAACACCTTCCAGGAGCAGATCAACGCCTACCTCCAGGGCACCCCGGACGACGTGTTCACCTGGTTCGCGGGGTATCGCATGCAGTTCTTCGCGGCCAAGGGCCTCGCCACCCCGATCGACGACGTGTGGCAGACCATCGGGGGCAACTTCCCCGAGGCGATGAAGAAGCTCAGCAAGGGCGAGGACGGCAAGTACTACTTCGTGCCGCTGTACTCGTACCCGTGGGCGCTCTTCTACCGCAAGAGCGTCTTCAAGCAGTACGGCTACGAGGTCCCCACCACCTGGGACCAGCTGGTCGCCCTGTGCAAGCAGATGGAGAAGGACAAGCTGGTCCCGATCGCCTTCGGCGACAAGGACGCCTGGCCCGCGCTCGGCACCTTCGACCAGATCAATTTCCGCCAGAACGGCTACGACTTCCACGTCGACCTGATGGCCGGAAAGGCCGCCTGGACCGACGCCAAGGTGCGCAAGGTCTTCGACCTGTGGACCGAGATCCTCCCGTACCACCAGGAGGGCGCCACCGGTCGCACCTGGCAGGACGCGGCCCAGACCCTGGCCTCGAAGAAGGCCGGCATGTACCTCCTCGGCACCTTCGTGGCGCAGCAGTTCACCGACAAGGCCGCCCTGGACGACCTCGACTTCTTCGCCTTCCCGGAGATCGACCCGGCGTACGGCCAGGACACCGTCGAGGCCCCGACCGACGGCTTCATGATGAGCAAGAGCCCGAAGAACAAGGCCGGTGCGGTCAAGCTGCTGGAGTACCTGGGCACCCCGGCCGCCGAGGAGATCTACCTCAAGTCCGACCCGAGCGTCGTCGCCGCCTCCACGAAGGCCTCCACCGACGCGTACACCGCCCTCCAGAAGAAGGCGTACGAGATGATCTCGGGCGCCAAGAGCCTCACCCAGTTCATGGACCGCGACAGCCGCCCCGACTTCACCTCGACGGTCATGCAGCCCGCGCTGCAGAAGTTCGTCCGCGATCCCAAGGGCATCGACAGCCTGCTCAGCTCGATCGAGCGCCAGAAGAAGACGATCTTCGCGTCCAACTGA
- a CDS encoding carbohydrate ABC transporter permease, translating to MSTLALKKPRTPVRPARVLLHVVLATMALAWLAPLLWAVYAALRPYAETSEKGYVSWPDSLSLDNFTNAFEQSDMTHYFVNTMIIAVPAVLVTLFLSSMVAFYVSRFDFRLNLALLLVFTAGNLLPQQVIITPLYRLYLLVDLPGITMSGKLYDSALGLVLIHVAFQSGFCAFVLSNYMRSLPHELTEAALVDGASVWRMYWQIVLPLCKPAMAALGTLLSIWIYNDFFWALVLISTGENMPITSALNNLSGTYFTDPNLVAAGALLTAIPTLIVYFVLQRQFVSGLTLGANKG from the coding sequence ATGAGCACCCTCGCTCTGAAGAAGCCGAGGACACCGGTGCGCCCCGCCCGGGTCCTGCTGCATGTCGTCCTGGCGACCATGGCCCTGGCCTGGCTCGCCCCCCTGCTCTGGGCGGTCTACGCGGCCCTGCGCCCGTACGCGGAGACCAGCGAGAAGGGCTATGTGTCCTGGCCGGACTCCCTGAGCCTGGACAACTTCACCAACGCCTTCGAGCAGTCGGACATGACGCACTACTTCGTCAACACGATGATCATCGCCGTCCCGGCGGTGCTGGTGACGCTGTTCCTGTCCTCGATGGTGGCCTTCTACGTCAGCCGCTTCGACTTCCGTCTCAACCTCGCCCTGCTGCTGGTCTTCACCGCCGGCAACCTGCTCCCGCAGCAGGTCATCATCACCCCGCTGTACCGCCTGTACCTCCTGGTGGACCTGCCCGGCATCACCATGTCCGGCAAGCTCTACGACTCCGCGCTCGGCCTGGTCCTCATCCACGTGGCGTTCCAGTCCGGCTTCTGCGCTTTCGTACTGAGCAACTACATGCGCTCGCTCCCGCACGAGCTCACCGAGGCCGCCCTCGTCGACGGCGCCTCCGTGTGGCGCATGTACTGGCAGATCGTGCTCCCGCTGTGCAAGCCCGCGATGGCCGCGCTGGGCACGCTGCTGTCCATCTGGATCTACAACGACTTCTTCTGGGCCCTGGTCCTCATCTCCACCGGCGAGAACATGCCGATCACCTCGGCGCTCAACAACCTCTCCGGTACGTACTTCACGGACCCGAACCTGGTCGCCGCGGGCGCCCTGCTCACCGCGATCCCCACGCTCATCGTGTACTTCGTGCTCCAGCGTCAGTTCGTCAGCGGTCTGACGCTCGGCGCCAACAAGGGCTGA
- a CDS encoding carbohydrate ABC transporter permease, producing the protein MTTDTPTKSPEAAPEPPPGTAPVTKRIPQGHKRLLTRRDRLTLGFMAGLPTILHVALVWVTALASILLAFTSWNGIGFDSIQWVGLENFKELFTNNPQFWPAVEHNVIWFVVLICIPTPLGLFLAVQLDKKIKFSRVYQTAFFLPVVLSMAVIGFVWQLVYNPDTGLINSVIGANKPGHYIDWIGDPNLNLWAILIAASWRHTGYMMILYLAGLKGVDPSLREASALDGASEWQTFKNVIFPVLRPTNTVVLVVTIIEALRAFDLVFVFNKGAEGTELLSILVTNNIIGESSRIGYGSAIAVVLLLISLVVIIPYLVSTFRKERRA; encoded by the coding sequence ATGACCACCGACACCCCCACGAAGTCCCCGGAGGCGGCCCCCGAGCCGCCTCCGGGCACCGCCCCGGTCACGAAGCGGATCCCGCAGGGACACAAGCGCCTGCTCACCCGCCGCGACCGGCTCACGCTCGGCTTCATGGCCGGCCTGCCGACGATCCTGCACGTGGCCCTGGTCTGGGTCACCGCGCTCGCGTCGATCCTCCTCGCCTTCACCTCCTGGAACGGCATCGGCTTCGACTCCATCCAGTGGGTCGGGCTCGAGAACTTCAAGGAACTGTTCACCAACAACCCGCAGTTCTGGCCCGCCGTCGAGCACAACGTCATCTGGTTCGTGGTGCTCATCTGCATCCCGACCCCGCTGGGGCTGTTCCTGGCCGTGCAGCTGGACAAGAAGATCAAGTTCAGCCGGGTCTACCAGACGGCGTTCTTCCTGCCGGTCGTGCTGTCCATGGCCGTCATCGGGTTCGTCTGGCAGCTCGTCTACAACCCCGACACGGGCCTGATCAACAGCGTCATCGGGGCCAACAAGCCCGGCCACTACATCGACTGGATCGGCGACCCGAACCTCAACCTCTGGGCGATCCTCATCGCCGCGAGCTGGCGCCACACCGGTTACATGATGATCCTCTACCTGGCCGGTCTGAAGGGCGTCGACCCGTCGCTGCGGGAGGCGTCCGCGCTGGACGGGGCGAGCGAGTGGCAGACGTTCAAGAACGTCATCTTCCCGGTGCTGCGGCCCACCAACACGGTCGTCCTGGTCGTCACGATCATCGAGGCGCTGCGCGCCTTCGACCTGGTCTTCGTCTTCAACAAGGGCGCTGAGGGCACCGAGCTGCTGTCGATCCTCGTGACCAACAACATCATCGGTGAGTCCAGCCGGATCGGGTACGGATCGGCGATCGCCGTCGTCCTCCTGCTGATATCGCTCGTCGTGATCATCCCGTACCTGGTGTCCACCTTCCGGAAGGAGCGGCGCGCATGA